From Anoplopoma fimbria isolate UVic2021 breed Golden Eagle Sablefish chromosome 11, Afim_UVic_2022, whole genome shotgun sequence, one genomic window encodes:
- the LOC129097998 gene encoding translation initiation factor IF-2-like yields the protein MALGLILRVSWICFLLFDGSAGLPFKGYGYRVKNDLRNLGDDGEDEALLSSLSAQSNWQASHNRPTGPVSTVYKPPAAQWPGLVSSLQNLPNAPSSAEVEGPINDYSRDWGLVNLAAQHLPLSSNYQQSDPAKPQPGPVQAQSASLGVAPTHELPAYPAGDSTPYASQIASSTSQAAKSPSFDSWQPAPASGGQDVAATLTGPGSPNQNLNSGSSGSGYYNPHLVYEDVFQYPEPSNAAGQYGQADYMSEGSSTSSTQQGSFPSYPTYVGAQPAYPSVVLSPSYGFSGGENPNFSQLGYQPRDEIPSLPQTYVSPQNVQVAQRVSEPILPPPPPSYIVQSRNGYQRARYLFNKSRYSPEVGSPLSVHSKGAKGNPGAPKGAKNPERTSVHG from the exons GCGCAACCTTGGTGATGATGGAGAAGATGAAGCGTTGCTTTCCTCACTCTCTGCTCAGAGTAACTGGCAGGCTTCACATAACCGACCGACTGGCCCTGTTTCCACCGTCTACAAGCCTCCAGCTGCACAATGGCCGGGTTTGGTTTCCTCTCTGCAAAACCTGCCCAACGCACCAAGTTCTGCTGAGGTAGAGGGACCTATCAACGATTACTCAAGAGACTGGGGCCTGGTAAACCTTGCGGCACAACACCTTCCTTTGAGCTCCAACTACCAGCAGAGTGACCCAGCAAAGCCTCAGCCAGGCCCGGTCCAGGCTCAATCAGCGTCACTTGGTGTTGCTCCTACACATGAACTGCCTGCGTATCCAGCTGGTGACTCTACTCCTTATGCTAGTCAGattgcctcctccacctctcagGCCGCAAAGTCTCCCAGCTTTGACTCTTGGCAGCCTGCGCCAGCTAGCGGTGGTCAGGATGTGGCTGCTACTCTGACCGGTCCTGGATCCCCAAACCAGAACCTAAACTCTGGCTCCAGTGGAAGTGGCTACTACAACCCTCATCTTGTCTATGAGGACGTCTTCCAATATCCTGAGCCTTCAAATGCTGCTGGACAGTATGGCCAAGCTGATTACATGAGCGAGGGATCTTCAACTTCCTCCACCCAACAGGGATCCTTCCCCAGTTACCCAACATATGTGGGAGCCCAACCTGCCTATCCGTCTGTGGTGTTAAGCCCCTCTTATGGGTTCTCTGGAGGAGAGAACCCCAACTTCAGTCAACTGGGCTACCAGCCACGTGATGAAATTCCTTCGCTTCCACAAACGTATGTCAGCCCCCAAAATGTTCAGGTTGCCCAGAGAGTGAGTGAACCGATCCTTCCTCCGCCACCTCCAAGCTATATTGTCCAGTCCAGAAACGGCTACCAGCGAGCCAGGTATCTCTTCAATAAATCCAGGTACTCCCCAGAGGTTGGCTCGCCACTGTCTGTACACTCAAAGGGTGCCAAGGGTAATCCAGGTGCTCCTAAGGGTGCAAAGAACCCTGAAAG aACAAGTGTACATGGATAA
- the LOC129098001 gene encoding uncharacterized protein LOC129098001 has translation MALGLILRVSWICFLLFDGSAGLPFKGYGYRVKNDLRNLGDDGEDEALLSSLSAQSNWQASHNRPTGPVSTVYKPPAAQWPGLVSSLQNLPNAPSSAEVEGPINDYSRDWGLVNLAAQHLPLSSNYQQSDPAKPQPGPVQAQSASLGVAPTHELPAYPAGDSTPYASQIASSTSQAAKSPSFDSWQPAPASGGQDVAATLTGPGSPNQNLNSGSSGSGYYNPHLVYEDVFQYPEPSNAAGQYGQADYMSEGSSTSSTQQGSFPSYPTYVGAQPAYPSVVLSPSYGFSGGENPNFSQLGYQPRDEIPSLPQTYVSPQNVQVAQRVSEPILPPPPPSYIVQSRNGYQRARYLFNKSRYSPEVGLPLSVHSKGAKGNPAAPKGAKNPERASVHG, from the exons ATGGCTCTTGGACTCATTCTGCg TGTTTCctggatttgttttttgctgtttgatgGCAGTGCTGGATTACCATTTAAAG gttatGGATATCGAGTTAAAAATGACTTGCGCAACCTTGGTGATGATGGAGAAGACGAAGCGTTGCTTTCCTCACTCTCTGCTCAGAGTAACTGGCAGGCTTCACATAACCGACCGACTGGCCCTGTTTCCACCGTCTACAAGCCTCCAGCTGCACAATGGCCGGGTTTGGTTTCCTCTCTGCAAAACCTGCCCAACGCACCAAGTTCTGCTGAGGTAGAGGGACCTATCAACGATTACTCAAGAGACTGGGGCCTGGTAAACCTTGCGGCACAACACCTTCCTTTGAGCTCCAACTACCAGCAGAGTGACCCAGCAAAGCCTCAGCCAGGCCCGGTCCAGGCTCAATCAGCGTCACTTGGTGTTGCTCCTACACATGAACTGCCTGCGTATCCAGCTGGTGACTCTACTCCTTATGCTAGTCAGattgcctcctccacctctcagGCCGCAAAGTCTCCCAGCTTTGACTCTTGGCAGCCTGCGCCAGCTAGCGGTGGTCAGGATGTGGCTGCTACTCTGACCGGTCCTGGATCCCCAAACCAGAACCTAAACTCTGGCTCCAGTGGAAGTGGCTACTACAACCCTCATCTTGTCTATGAGGACGTCTTCCAATATCCTGAGCCTTCAAATGCTGCTGGACAGTATGGCCAAGCTGATTACATGAGCGAGGGATCTTCAACTTCCTCCACCCAACAGGGATCCTTCCCCAGTTACCCAACATATGTGGGAGCCCAACCTGCCTATCCGTCTGTGGTGTTAAGCCCCTCTTATGGGTTCTCTGGAGGAGAGAACCCCAACTTCAGTCAACTGGGCTACCAGCCACGTGATGAAATTCCTTCGCTTCCACAAACGTATGTCAGCCCCCAAAATGTTCAGGTTGCCCAGAGAGTGAGTGAACCGATCCTTCCTCCGCCACCTCCAAGCTATATTGTCCAGTCCAGAAACGGCTACCAGCGAGCCAGGTATCTCTTCAATAAATCCAGGTACTCCCCAGAGGTTGGCTTGCCACTGTCTGTACACTCAAAGGGTGCCAAGGGTAATCCAGCTGCTCCTAAGGGTGCAAAGAACCCTGAAAG AGCAAGTGTACATGGATAA